Proteins encoded together in one Janthinobacterium tructae window:
- a CDS encoding IlvD/Edd family dehydratase translates to MSDLKIPPSTAPRRFRSQDWFDNPEHIDMTALYLERFMNYGITAEELRSGRPIIGIAQSGSDISPCNRIHLELAQRVRDGIRDAGGIPMEFPLHPIFENCRRPTAALDRNLAYLGLVEILHGYPIDAVVLTTGCDKTTPAQLMAAATVDIPAIVLSGGPMLDGWMDGELVGSGAAIWKGRRQLSAGLIDNDKFLQIAAASAPSAGHCNTMGTASTMNALAEVLGMSLTGCSAIPAPYRERGQIAYATGRRIVELAHDDVRPSSILTREAFLDAIIVNAAIGGSTNAQPHLMAMARHAGVALHSSDWMEHGYDVPLLLNMQPAGKYLGERFHRAGGVPAVMWELQQAGLLHAERPTVTGQSMALNLAGRESADREMIRPFAAPLKEKAGFMALQGNLFDFAIMKTSVISPAFRERYLSRPGSEGVFEARAIVFDGSNDYHARINDPALAIDDSCMLVMRGAGPVGWPGSAEVVNMQPPDALLKAGILNLPTLGDGRQSGTSDSPSILNASPESAVGGGLALLRTGDIIRVDLNAGRCDMLVEAQELARRAQELPPPVNDSATPWQEIYRASVGQLETGACMELALKYRAVGQTLPRHNH, encoded by the coding sequence ATGAGCGACCTGAAAATTCCGCCATCGACCGCACCGCGCCGCTTCCGCTCGCAGGACTGGTTCGACAATCCCGAGCACATCGACATGACGGCGCTGTACCTCGAGCGCTTCATGAACTACGGCATTACGGCCGAGGAGCTGCGTTCAGGGCGGCCCATCATCGGCATTGCGCAAAGCGGCAGCGATATCAGTCCCTGCAACCGCATCCACCTGGAATTGGCGCAGCGCGTGCGCGACGGCATCCGCGACGCGGGCGGGATCCCGATGGAGTTCCCGCTGCACCCGATCTTCGAGAACTGCCGCCGTCCCACGGCCGCGCTGGACCGCAACCTCGCGTATCTGGGCCTGGTGGAAATCCTGCATGGCTACCCGATCGACGCCGTGGTGCTGACCACGGGCTGCGACAAGACCACGCCGGCCCAGCTGATGGCCGCCGCCACGGTGGACATTCCCGCCATCGTGCTGTCGGGCGGTCCCATGCTCGATGGCTGGATGGACGGCGAACTGGTCGGTTCCGGCGCGGCCATCTGGAAGGGCCGCCGCCAGCTGTCCGCCGGCTTGATCGACAACGACAAATTCCTGCAGATCGCCGCCGCCTCTGCGCCGTCGGCCGGCCACTGCAACACCATGGGCACGGCATCGACCATGAATGCGCTGGCCGAGGTGCTGGGCATGTCCCTGACGGGCTGTTCGGCCATCCCCGCGCCGTACCGCGAGCGGGGCCAGATCGCCTATGCCACGGGGCGCCGCATCGTCGAGCTGGCGCATGACGACGTGCGCCCGTCGAGCATCCTCACGCGCGAGGCCTTCCTGGACGCCATCATCGTCAACGCGGCCATCGGCGGCTCGACCAACGCGCAGCCGCATTTGATGGCCATGGCGCGTCACGCGGGCGTGGCATTGCACTCGAGCGACTGGATGGAACACGGTTACGACGTGCCGCTGCTGTTGAACATGCAGCCGGCCGGGAAGTATCTGGGCGAGCGCTTCCACCGCGCCGGCGGCGTGCCCGCCGTGATGTGGGAGCTGCAGCAGGCGGGCCTGCTGCATGCCGAGCGGCCCACCGTCACGGGCCAGAGCATGGCGCTAAACCTGGCGGGCCGTGAAAGCGCGGACCGCGAGATGATCCGCCCGTTTGCCGCGCCGCTGAAGGAAAAGGCCGGTTTCATGGCCTTGCAGGGCAATCTGTTCGACTTCGCCATCATGAAGACCAGCGTGATCTCGCCCGCTTTCCGCGAGCGCTACCTGTCGCGTCCCGGCAGCGAAGGCGTGTTCGAGGCGCGCGCCATCGTCTTTGACGGGTCAAACGACTACCACGCGCGCATCAACGACCCGGCCCTGGCGATCGACGACAGCTGCATGCTGGTCATGCGCGGCGCCGGCCCCGTGGGCTGGCCCGGTTCGGCCGAAGTGGTCAACATGCAGCCGCCCGATGCGCTGCTCAAGGCCGGCATTTTGAACCTGCCGACCCTGGGCGACGGGCGCCAGTCGGGCACCTCGGACAGCCCCTCGATCCTGAACGCGTCGCCGGAAAGCGCCGTGGGCGGCGGCCTGGCGCTGCTGCGCACGGGCGACATCATCCGCGTGGACTTGAACGCGGGCCGTTGCGACATGCTGGTCGAGGCACAGGAGCTGGCGCGCCGCGCGCAAGAACTGCCGCCGCCCGTCAACGACAGCGCCACGCCGTGGCAAGAGATCTACCGCGCCAGCGTGGGCCAGCTGGAAACGGGCGCCTGCATGGAGCTGGCGCTGAAATACCGCGCCGTGGGCCAGACCCTGCCACGCCATAACCATTAG
- a CDS encoding XylR family transcriptional regulator — translation MKLPTAHRIALLFNGNKIYDRDIIAGIAAYLNTTRVSWDLFLEEDFRCRLPGIERWQGDGIIADFDDPAVCAALAHSRLPVVAVGGSYARAEDYPAGIPYVATDNFKIVKLAYEHLVEAGLSRFACFSLPEADVNRWAQERETAFCALMERDHMRADVYRGVATSAPSWDEAVEQQIAWLNSLEKPVGIIAVSDARARQLLQACMHAGIAVPEQVALIGIDNDPLARMLTRIPLSSVIQGTEEMGRTAAHLLHQMLNGARLSGTRILVPPAGLNVLASTRHQPFQHPQVMQARHFIRQYACQGIKTEQVADYVGVSRSSLEAHFRQELGRSVHDEILHFKLDAAKTLLARGPGQVAEVAVRCGFTTVQYMHAVFKRELGCTPREFQQRSGPPP, via the coding sequence ATGAAGTTACCGACCGCGCACCGGATCGCGCTGCTGTTTAACGGCAATAAAATCTACGACCGCGACATCATCGCGGGCATCGCCGCCTACCTGAACACCACGCGCGTGTCGTGGGACCTGTTCCTGGAAGAGGATTTTCGCTGCCGCCTGCCCGGCATCGAGCGCTGGCAGGGCGACGGCATCATCGCCGATTTCGACGATCCCGCCGTCTGCGCGGCGCTGGCGCACAGCCGCCTGCCCGTGGTGGCCGTGGGCGGCTCGTATGCGCGCGCCGAGGATTACCCGGCTGGCATCCCGTACGTGGCGACCGATAATTTCAAGATCGTCAAGCTGGCCTACGAACACCTGGTGGAAGCGGGATTGAGCCGCTTTGCCTGTTTCAGCCTGCCCGAGGCCGATGTCAACCGCTGGGCGCAGGAGCGCGAAACGGCGTTTTGCGCGCTGATGGAGCGCGACCACATGCGCGCCGACGTGTATCGGGGCGTCGCCACCAGCGCGCCCTCGTGGGATGAAGCGGTGGAGCAGCAGATCGCCTGGCTCAACAGCCTGGAAAAACCCGTCGGCATCATCGCCGTCAGCGACGCGCGCGCGCGCCAGCTGCTGCAAGCCTGCATGCATGCGGGCATCGCCGTGCCGGAGCAAGTGGCCCTGATCGGCATCGACAACGACCCGCTGGCGCGCATGCTCACGCGCATTCCATTGAGTTCCGTGATCCAGGGCACCGAGGAAATGGGCCGCACCGCGGCGCATTTGCTGCACCAGATGTTGAATGGCGCGCGCCTGTCCGGCACGCGCATCCTGGTGCCGCCGGCCGGCCTGAACGTGCTTGCTTCCACGCGCCACCAGCCCTTCCAGCACCCGCAGGTGATGCAGGCGCGCCATTTCATCCGTCAGTACGCCTGCCAGGGCATCAAGACGGAGCAGGTAGCCGATTACGTGGGCGTGTCGCGTTCCTCGCTCGAAGCGCACTTCCGCCAGGAACTGGGGCGCAGCGTGCACGATGAAATCCTGCATTTCAAGCTCGATGCGGCCAAGACCCTGCTGGCGCGTGGGCCGGGGCAGGTGGCCGAGGTGGCAGTGCGTTGCGGCTTTACCACGGTGCAGTACATGCACGCCGTCTTCAAGCGCGAACTCGGCTGCACGCCGCGCGAATTCCAGCAGCGCAGCGGGCCACCGCCATGA
- a CDS encoding SDR family NAD(P)-dependent oxidoreductase, whose protein sequence is MQHATYPSLAGQRVIITGGGTGIGVAIVEAFARQGAHVTFLDIAREASLVLQDKLAHLPQPPVFRYCDLTDLAALAATFADIEHSAGATDILVNNAANDDRHQLQDVTPAYWDERIAVNLRHQYFCAQAVAPAMRAKGSGVILNLGSISWHLAQANLSIYMTAKAGIEGLTRGLARDLGVDGIRVNCIIPGAVRTPRQERLWHTPEAEALILQGQCLQTRVEPEDVAALALFLASDNAAKCAGREYYVDAGWYGA, encoded by the coding sequence ATGCAGCATGCAACTTACCCCAGCCTGGCAGGTCAGCGCGTCATCATCACGGGCGGCGGCACCGGCATCGGCGTGGCCATCGTCGAGGCGTTCGCGCGCCAGGGCGCCCACGTCACCTTTCTCGACATCGCCCGCGAGGCGTCGCTGGTGCTGCAGGACAAGCTGGCGCACCTGCCGCAGCCACCCGTTTTCCGCTATTGCGACCTGACGGACCTGGCAGCCCTGGCCGCCACCTTCGCCGATATTGAACACAGCGCGGGCGCCACGGATATCCTTGTCAACAACGCCGCCAATGACGACCGCCACCAGTTGCAGGACGTCACGCCCGCGTACTGGGACGAGCGCATCGCCGTCAACCTGCGCCACCAGTATTTCTGCGCCCAGGCAGTGGCGCCGGCCATGCGGGCCAAGGGCAGCGGCGTGATCCTCAACCTGGGCTCGATTTCCTGGCACCTGGCGCAGGCGAACCTGTCGATCTACATGACGGCGAAAGCCGGCATCGAGGGTCTCACGCGCGGCCTGGCGCGCGACCTGGGCGTCGACGGCATCCGCGTCAACTGCATCATTCCCGGCGCCGTGCGTACGCCGCGCCAGGAGCGGCTGTGGCATACGCCGGAAGCGGAAGCGCTGATCCTGCAGGGACAATGCCTGCAGACGCGCGTGGAGCCGGAAGACGTGGCGGCGCTGGCGCTGTTCCTGGCGTCGGACAATGCGGCCAAGTGCGCCGGCCGCGAATACTATGTCGACGCAGGCTGGTACGGCGCATGA
- a CDS encoding 2-dehydro-3-deoxygalactonokinase codes for MNILTIDAGTTNTRTLLWRAGAVVAQAQLETGVRNTAIDGHNGALKQALRDTIASVLASAGIAPSEVDLALASGMISSPMGVQEVAHVPAPAGLAQLAQGMQAVDLPDVLAQPLWLIPGVRNQHGAVGLHNVEAMDMMRGEETEVVALLERLQLRGAATLIMPGSHTKLISVDEQRRILGCSTTIAGELLQAITQHTLIKQSVDGGFAQTLVPKMLLAGAAAAQKTGLARACFSVRTLGQFSAVECNERANFLMGAVLSGDLLALRNSTAIQMRPDTPLVITGKPMLRQALGLLIEEHGFFYGKRIIVDDQQQANLAGHGALLIAAARGLISRQETV; via the coding sequence ATGAACATACTCACCATCGATGCCGGCACCACCAATACGCGTACCTTGCTGTGGCGCGCAGGCGCTGTCGTCGCCCAGGCGCAGCTGGAAACGGGCGTGCGCAATACCGCCATCGATGGCCATAACGGCGCGCTGAAACAGGCGCTGCGCGACACCATCGCCAGCGTGCTGGCCAGTGCGGGCATCGCGCCATCCGAGGTGGACCTGGCGCTGGCCTCGGGCATGATCAGCTCGCCCATGGGGGTGCAGGAAGTGGCGCATGTGCCGGCGCCCGCCGGCCTGGCCCAGCTGGCGCAAGGCATGCAGGCGGTGGACTTGCCCGATGTGCTGGCGCAGCCCCTGTGGCTGATCCCCGGCGTGCGCAACCAGCATGGCGCCGTCGGCCTGCATAACGTCGAGGCGATGGACATGATGCGCGGCGAAGAGACGGAAGTCGTCGCGCTGCTCGAGCGCTTGCAATTGCGCGGTGCCGCGACCTTGATCATGCCCGGTTCGCATACCAAACTGATCAGCGTGGACGAGCAGCGCCGCATCCTCGGCTGCAGCACCACCATCGCGGGCGAGCTGCTGCAGGCGATCACGCAGCACACCCTGATCAAGCAATCGGTCGATGGCGGTTTTGCGCAAACCCTGGTGCCGAAAATGCTGCTGGCCGGCGCGGCCGCGGCGCAAAAAACGGGGCTGGCGCGCGCCTGCTTCAGCGTGCGCACCTTGGGCCAGTTCAGCGCTGTCGAATGCAATGAGCGGGCCAATTTCCTGATGGGGGCCGTCCTCAGCGGCGACTTGCTGGCGCTGCGCAACAGCACCGCCATCCAGATGCGGCCCGATACGCCGCTCGTCATTACCGGCAAGCCCATGCTGCGCCAGGCGCTCGGCTTGCTGATCGAAGAACACGGATTTTTTTATGGCAAGCGCATCATCGTCGACGACCAGCAGCAGGCAAATCTGGCCGGTCACGGTGCGCTGCTGATCGCCGCCGCGCGCGGCTTGATTTCCCGGCAGGAGACGGTATGA
- a CDS encoding fumarylacetoacetate hydrolase family protein → MQPISPASLLPADLAQALLIGRIWRDGPCVVAVRGGEVVDLTQTVATVAELFERSDALDIARHAPGIALGSVQALLAQALAAPAGEPLLLAPCDLQAVKACGVTFAVSLLERVIEEQAGGDAARAASLRTALQTTLGGDLSALKPGSEAAQRLKQQLQQRGAWSQYMEVGIGPDAEVFTKAQPMSSVGCGAQVGLLPSSAWNNPEPEIVLAVNSRGEVLGATLGNDVNLRDIEGRSALLLGKAKDNNGSCAIGPFIRLFDEHFTLDSVRQAEVSLLIEGADDGFVLEGASFMREISRDPLDLVRQTAGQYHQYPDGFMLFLGTMFSPVKDRGAQGGGFTHHLGDRVTIASAALGALVNDVQRCDAIPPWTFGVRALYRNLARRGLL, encoded by the coding sequence ATGCAGCCGATTTCCCCCGCTTCCCTGTTGCCCGCCGACCTGGCGCAGGCCCTCCTTATCGGCCGCATCTGGCGTGACGGACCCTGCGTCGTCGCCGTGCGCGGCGGCGAAGTGGTCGACCTCACGCAGACGGTAGCGACGGTGGCCGAGCTGTTCGAGCGCAGCGATGCGCTCGATATCGCCCGCCATGCGCCCGGTATCGCGCTCGGCTCCGTGCAGGCGCTACTGGCGCAGGCGCTGGCCGCACCGGCAGGTGAGCCGCTGCTGCTGGCGCCGTGCGACCTGCAGGCCGTCAAGGCCTGTGGCGTGACCTTCGCCGTCAGCCTGCTCGAACGGGTGATCGAAGAGCAGGCGGGCGGCGACGCGGCACGCGCCGCGAGCCTGCGCACTGCGCTGCAAACGACCCTGGGCGGCGACTTGTCGGCCCTGAAACCGGGCTCGGAGGCGGCGCAGCGCCTGAAACAGCAGCTGCAGCAGCGCGGCGCTTGGTCGCAATACATGGAAGTGGGCATTGGCCCCGATGCGGAAGTGTTTACCAAGGCGCAGCCGATGTCGTCGGTGGGCTGCGGCGCGCAGGTGGGCTTGCTGCCATCGTCCGCCTGGAACAACCCGGAGCCGGAGATCGTCCTGGCCGTCAACAGCCGCGGCGAGGTGCTGGGGGCGACCCTGGGCAACGACGTCAACCTGCGCGATATCGAAGGGCGCAGCGCCCTGTTGCTGGGCAAGGCCAAGGACAACAACGGCTCCTGCGCCATCGGCCCCTTCATCCGCCTGTTCGATGAACACTTCACGCTCGACTCCGTGCGCCAGGCCGAAGTGTCGCTGTTGATCGAAGGCGCGGACGACGGCTTTGTGCTCGAAGGCGCCAGCTTCATGCGCGAGATCAGCCGCGACCCGCTCGACCTGGTGCGCCAGACGGCGGGCCAGTACCACCAGTATCCGGACGGTTTCATGCTGTTCCTGGGCACCATGTTCTCACCCGTGAAGGACCGTGGCGCACAGGGCGGCGGCTTCACGCACCATCTGGGCGACCGCGTGACGATTGCCAGCGCCGCGCTGGGCGCGCTGGTCAACGACGTGCAGCGCTGCGATGCGATCCCTCCCTGGACGTTCGGCGTGCGCGCGCTGTACCGGAACCTGGCCCGTCGCGGTTTGCTTTGA
- the xylG gene encoding D-xylose ABC transporter ATP-binding protein, whose protein sequence is MSDYLLEMKGIVKQFGGVRALDGIDLQVRAGECIGLCGENGAGKSTLMKVLSGVYPHGTWDGEILWEGQPLRAQSIRDTEDAGIIIIHQELMLVPQLSVAENIFMGRELTLPGGRMHYAAMYKRADELLRELKIPELNVAQPVMNYGGGHQQLVEIAKALNKNARLLILDEPSSSLTASEIAVLLDILRALKAKGVTCIYISHKLDEVAAICDTIVVIRDGKHIATTPMAQMNVERIIAQMVGREMSQLYPQRAQPAPIGEVLFEARHVSCIDADNPQRKRVDDVSFSLRRGEILGIAGLVGAGRTELVSALFGAYQGPCQAEVWLDGRRIDTSSPQKAIAMGLAMVPEDRKHHGIVPDLDVGQNITLAVLETFARATRIDGEAELTAVRGEIAQLELKAASPSLPITSLSGGNQQKAVLAKMLLTRPRVLILDEPTRGVDVGAKYEIYKLMLALADRGVAIIMVSSELAEVLGVSDRVLVMGEGRLRGDFINDGLSQETVLAAALDQRPAPATNTANKEPAA, encoded by the coding sequence ATGTCCGACTATCTGCTTGAAATGAAAGGCATCGTCAAACAGTTTGGCGGTGTCCGCGCGCTTGACGGCATCGACCTGCAGGTGCGGGCCGGCGAGTGCATCGGCTTGTGCGGCGAGAATGGCGCCGGCAAGTCGACCCTGATGAAGGTGCTGTCCGGCGTCTATCCGCATGGCACCTGGGATGGCGAGATCCTGTGGGAGGGCCAGCCCCTGCGCGCGCAATCGATCCGCGACACGGAAGACGCGGGCATCATCATCATCCACCAGGAACTGATGCTGGTGCCGCAGCTGTCCGTGGCCGAGAATATCTTCATGGGACGCGAGCTCACCCTGCCCGGCGGGCGCATGCATTACGCGGCCATGTACAAGCGCGCCGACGAGCTGCTGCGCGAACTGAAAATTCCCGAACTGAACGTGGCGCAGCCCGTGATGAATTACGGCGGCGGCCACCAGCAGCTGGTGGAAATCGCCAAGGCGCTCAACAAGAATGCGCGCCTGCTGATTCTCGACGAACCGTCGTCGTCGCTGACGGCGTCGGAAATCGCCGTGCTGCTCGATATCCTGCGCGCCCTGAAAGCCAAGGGCGTCACCTGCATCTACATTTCGCACAAGCTCGATGAAGTGGCGGCCATCTGCGACACCATCGTCGTCATCCGCGACGGCAAGCATATCGCCACCACACCGATGGCGCAGATGAACGTCGAGCGCATCATCGCGCAGATGGTGGGCCGCGAAATGAGCCAGCTGTACCCGCAACGCGCGCAGCCGGCACCTATCGGCGAAGTGCTGTTCGAGGCGCGCCACGTGAGCTGCATCGATGCCGACAACCCGCAGCGCAAGCGCGTCGACGACGTGTCATTCAGCCTGCGCCGTGGCGAGATCCTCGGCATCGCCGGCCTGGTGGGGGCGGGGCGCACGGAGCTCGTCTCGGCGCTGTTCGGCGCCTACCAGGGGCCGTGCCAGGCCGAAGTGTGGCTTGATGGCCGCCGCATCGATACCAGCTCTCCGCAAAAGGCGATTGCCATGGGCCTGGCCATGGTGCCGGAAGACCGCAAGCATCACGGCATCGTGCCGGACCTGGACGTGGGGCAGAACATCACCCTGGCCGTGCTGGAGACATTCGCGCGCGCCACGCGCATCGATGGCGAGGCGGAATTGACGGCCGTGCGCGGCGAGATCGCCCAGCTGGAACTGAAGGCGGCCAGCCCGTCGCTGCCCATCACGAGCCTGTCGGGCGGCAACCAGCAAAAGGCCGTGCTGGCGAAGATGCTGCTGACGCGCCCGCGCGTGCTGATCCTCGACGAGCCCACGCGCGGCGTCGATGTGGGCGCCAAATATGAAATCTACAAATTGATGCTGGCGCTGGCCGACCGGGGCGTGGCCATCATCATGGTCTCGTCGGAACTGGCCGAAGTGCTGGGCGTGTCGGACCGCGTGCTGGTGATGGGCGAAGGCCGGTTGCGCGGCGACTTTATCAACGATGGCCTGAGCCAGGAAACCGTGCTGGCGGCGGCGCTGGACCAGCGTCCGGCGCCCGCCACCAACACCGCTAACAAGGAACCCGCAGCATGA
- the xylF gene encoding D-xylose ABC transporter substrate-binding protein, producing the protein MTAMLALSSSAALADAKNPKIGFSIDDLRVERWTRDRDFFIAAAEKQGAKVFVQSADASEQRQISQIENLISRGVDVLVIVPFNATVLNNTVKEAKKAGIKVLSYDRLILNADIDAYISFDNEKVGEMQAEGVTKLQPKGNYYLLGGSPTDNNAKMLREGQMKVLKPFIDKGDIKIVGQQWVKDWSATEALSIVENALTANGNKIDAIVASNDGTAGGAIQALAAQKLAGKVPVSGQDADLAAVKRVIAGTQSMTVYKPLKTIASEAAKLAIQLARNEKPAYNSSYDNGLKKVSTVLLKPTPLTKANVNILVDDGFYTKAQLGN; encoded by the coding sequence ATGACCGCCATGCTGGCATTGAGCAGCAGCGCCGCCCTGGCTGATGCGAAAAACCCGAAGATCGGCTTTTCCATCGACGATTTGCGCGTGGAACGCTGGACGCGCGACCGCGATTTCTTCATCGCCGCCGCCGAAAAACAGGGCGCCAAGGTCTTCGTGCAGTCGGCCGACGCCAGCGAGCAGCGCCAGATTTCGCAGATCGAAAACCTGATTTCGCGCGGCGTGGACGTGCTGGTGATCGTGCCGTTCAATGCGACTGTGCTCAACAACACCGTCAAGGAGGCGAAAAAGGCCGGCATCAAGGTGCTGTCGTATGACCGATTGATCCTGAATGCCGATATCGACGCGTATATCTCGTTCGACAACGAGAAAGTGGGCGAGATGCAGGCCGAAGGCGTGACCAAGCTGCAGCCAAAGGGCAATTACTACCTGCTGGGCGGCTCGCCGACCGACAACAATGCCAAGATGCTGCGCGAAGGCCAGATGAAAGTACTCAAACCGTTCATCGACAAGGGCGACATCAAGATCGTCGGCCAGCAGTGGGTGAAGGACTGGAGCGCCACCGAAGCGCTGTCCATCGTGGAAAACGCGTTGACGGCCAACGGCAACAAGATCGACGCCATCGTCGCCTCGAACGACGGCACGGCCGGCGGCGCCATCCAGGCCCTGGCTGCGCAAAAGCTCGCTGGCAAGGTGCCCGTCTCGGGCCAGGATGCCGACCTGGCGGCGGTGAAACGGGTGATCGCCGGCACGCAGTCGATGACCGTCTACAAGCCGTTGAAAACCATCGCTTCGGAAGCGGCCAAGCTGGCCATCCAGCTGGCGCGCAATGAAAAGCCGGCCTACAACTCCAGCTATGACAACGGCCTGAAAAAGGTCAGCACGGTGCTGCTGAAACCAACGCCCCTGACCAAGGCGAATGTGAACATTCTCGTCGATGACGGCTTCTATACCAAGGCGCAGCTGGGTAATTAA
- a CDS encoding sugar ABC transporter permease has protein sequence MKPHSIKQLFTQYKMLALLIAVALIWAFFSWKTQGSFLTPRNLSNLLRQMSVTGILACGMVLVIIAGEIDLSIGSLLGLLGGIAAVLDVTQHWPLALNLAAVLGCGLVIGLLNGYLTAYRGIPSFIVGLGGMLAYRGVLLGITGGITIAPVSEPMVYLGQGYLPAVPGIVLGVGLFLLAAFLTWRARASRAQHGLPQTAPWADGLRLAVIGAVLYAFVQTLNGYEGIPLPVLLLLALLGLFSYITSQTVFGRRIYAVGSNMEATRLSGINVKAVKLWIFGIMGLMCALAGLINTGRLAAGSPSAGTFSELDAIAACFIGGTSMRGGSGTVYGALIGALVMASLDNGMSMLDVDTYWQMIVKGSILTLAVWVDVSTRAGRR, from the coding sequence ATGAAACCGCACAGTATCAAACAGCTGTTCACCCAATACAAGATGCTGGCCCTGCTGATCGCCGTAGCGCTGATCTGGGCCTTCTTTTCGTGGAAGACGCAGGGCAGTTTCCTCACGCCGCGCAACCTGTCGAACCTGCTGCGCCAGATGTCCGTCACCGGCATCCTCGCCTGCGGCATGGTGCTGGTGATTATCGCCGGCGAGATCGACCTGTCGATCGGCTCCCTGCTGGGGCTATTGGGCGGCATCGCCGCCGTGCTGGACGTGACGCAGCACTGGCCGCTGGCGCTGAACCTGGCGGCCGTACTCGGCTGCGGCCTGGTGATCGGCCTCTTGAATGGCTACCTGACGGCGTACCGGGGCATTCCGTCCTTCATCGTCGGCCTGGGCGGCATGCTTGCGTATCGCGGCGTCCTGCTGGGCATCACGGGCGGCATCACGATCGCGCCCGTCTCCGAGCCGATGGTCTACCTGGGGCAGGGTTACCTGCCCGCGGTGCCCGGCATCGTGCTGGGCGTCGGCCTGTTCCTGCTGGCCGCCTTCCTGACGTGGCGCGCGCGCGCCAGCCGCGCGCAGCATGGCTTGCCGCAGACGGCGCCCTGGGCCGACGGCTTGCGCCTGGCCGTCATCGGCGCCGTGCTGTACGCCTTCGTGCAAACCCTGAACGGCTATGAAGGCATCCCGCTGCCCGTGCTGTTGCTGCTGGCCTTGCTGGGACTGTTCAGCTACATCACCAGCCAGACCGTGTTCGGCCGCCGCATCTACGCCGTCGGCAGCAATATGGAGGCGACGCGTTTGTCCGGCATCAACGTGAAAGCCGTCAAGCTGTGGATCTTCGGTATCATGGGCCTGATGTGCGCGCTGGCGGGCCTGATCAACACGGGCCGCCTGGCGGCCGGTTCGCCCTCGGCCGGCACCTTCAGCGAACTCGATGCCATCGCCGCCTGCTTCATCGGCGGCACTTCGATGCGCGGCGGCTCGGGCACCGTGTACGGCGCCCTGATCGGCGCGCTGGTCATGGCCAGCCTCGATAACGGCATGTCCATGCTGGACGTGGACACTTACTGGCAGATGATCGTGAAAGGCAGTATCCTCACTCTCGCCGTGTGGGTCGATGTTAGCACGCGCGCGGGGCGTAGATAG